One region of Vigna angularis cultivar LongXiaoDou No.4 chromosome 10, ASM1680809v1, whole genome shotgun sequence genomic DNA includes:
- the LOC108335486 gene encoding probable disease resistance protein At4g27220 yields MECLCGFASSVSRDLVCGALNQLRYPCCFKNFVKRLEEEESNLIITKDSVQKFVTHNKKQARKPSEIVDKWLEDAINDVHNVNQLLEKARTQKHCCFGHCPNWIWRYHVGKKLANKTMHLEKVIEEGRKYVPFDRIATLPSNTLHMLLEKGMNFESRLSAYEQLLDAVKNNDVSMIGLYGMGGCGKTTLAMEVRKFVEAEHLFEKVLFVPVSSTVEVRRIQEKIASSLQFEFPETEEMQRAQRLCSRLTQEKNIFIILDDVWENLDFGRIGIPSSEHHKGCKILITSRSEAVCTLMDCQRKIYLPILTDEEAWTLFQNKALISDATSDTLKEIGRLISNECKGLPVAIAAVACSLKGKAETEWRVALNKLRHSKPINIERGLTDPYKCLQLSYDNLYAKEAKSLFLLCSVFPEDFEIQIELLTRCAIGLGVVGEVDSYEEARSEVIAAKNKLVSCCLLLDADDECVKMHDIVRDVAHIIAKDENKMIKCEVEKDVRVEQNSVRYLWCVKFPNDLDCSNLEFLCLRTKMKEFDGIFKRMGMLKVLILENDDDEERMGLSTISFKTLTNLRCLFIENYELSDFSCFGGMKNLQSLSLYNCLLPSFPELQTDVAITLKLLNGCNIKVKNFEVIKRIPLLEELYIIDIKGEWDANSEDNIEFFKTFSIPETLQRYGIVLGSHKFYRFNYEGIFIHGRTLLLNHFDISNEVIKGLAKKAKDLFVGNIHGGGKNIIPDIFQIEGGGLDELNKLEIRDSEELECLIDTRSHSSEVVTLFSKLHTLRIRDMQNLRVLWNCFLPANGPFENLEKLYLSDCPRLTSLFTYVVARSLVKLKILKISRCDELKYILADDDKTEEGEDVQIFQNLQDVQIYSCRELKHIFPANIVGGLTQLKVVEIGECNKLDQIIGDIVPSTDCDKLIEEGTLSSPGGLKIKRCGKLGSIFAASIAKNLTSLEELYIRGCKSLKDIVTHETVKKNQEESIVEDEHDCQSHISIFQSLKKIHILDCELLEGIFPVSFVGELNDITNKEAADLKDFDSRNNTQIELPALQVLQLRGIRDRTIVGSCDVICPSLRTLSLDIGRYVGFFNINCSSDASEATERDSIAIKISNSDFDPPVESVQCLSKQPHGLNLIMTHNIREIRLKGFDKAKYLFKLSIASSLTMLEILTFTECLGLEYIIDTDDEYGKENMKAIFPNLKQLYVYDCFRLKYMFWQYDVANKDYKEIHIQFSALEKLSLENLPKFVSICSTNNLIVTWSSLKDFKCYRCFFPFYGSREAIITRSERDSEPSPHFAKYIHNAF; encoded by the exons atGGAGTGTCTATGTGGTTTTGCATCTTCTGTTTCAAGAGATTTAGTGTGTGGAGCATTAAATCAATTACGTTATCCTTGTTGCTTTAAAAATTTCGTCAAAAGgcttgaagaagaagagagcAATTTGATTATAACGAAAGACAGTGTCCAAAAATTTGTTACGCACAACAAGAAACAAGCGAGAAAGCCCAGTGAAATTGTGGACAAGTGGTTGGAAGATGCTATCAATGATGTACACAATGTCAATCAGTTGCTGGAAAAGGCAAGAACACAAAAACATTGTTGCTTTGGGCACTGCCCAAATTGGATTTGGCGATATCATGTTGGAAAAAAGTTAGCAAACAAAACTATGCACCTCGAAAAGGTCATTGAAGAGGGCAGAAAATATGTGCCATTTGACCGCATCGCTACGCTTCCTTCAAACACCCTTCATATGCTTTTAGAAAAAGGCATGAATTTTGAGAGCAGACTATCTGCTTATGAGCAACTACTTGATGCAGTGAAAAATAATGATGTTTCCATGATTGGGTTGTATGGGATGGGGGGTTGTGGTAAAACAACATTAGCGATGGAGGTTAGGAAGTTCGTAGAAGCAGAGCatctttttgaaaaagttcTTTTTGTACCTGTTTCTAGTACCGTGGAAGTTCGGAGGATTCAAGAAAAAATAGCTAGTTCACTGCAATTTGAATTTCCAGAAACTGAAGAAATGCAGAGAGCCCAAAGATTGTGCTCAAGATTAActcaagagaaaaatatttttataattctcGATGATGTGTGGGAAAACCTTGACTTTGGTCGTATTGGGATTCCTTCTTCTGAACACCATAAAGGATGCAAGATTCTCATTACCAGTAGATCAGAAGCAGTTTGTACTTTAATGGACTGTCAAAGAAAGATTTACTTGCCAATTTTAACGGATGAAGAAGCATGGACTCTTTTCCAAAATAAAGCACTTATATCAGATGCCACCTCTGATACCTTAAAGGAAATAGGAAGATTAATTTCCAATGAATGTAAAGGATTGCCGGTTGCCATTGCAGCTGTTGCTTGTAGTTTGAAGGGAAAAGCCGAGACGGAATGGAGGGTTGCATTGAATAAATTGAGACACTCTAAGCCAATAAATATTGAAAGAGGTTTGACTGATCCCTACAAGTGCCTGCAGTTGAGCTATGATAATTTATATGCTAAAGAAGCTAAATCACTTTTCCTGTTGTGCTCTGTGTTTCctgaagattttgaaattcaaattgaaCTTTTAACAAGATGTGCAATAGGATTAGGTGTAGTTGGAGAAGTTGACTCATATGAAGAGGCAAGGAGTGAAGTCATTGCAGCTAAAAATAAGCTTGTTAGTTGTTGTTTATTGTTGGATGCAGATGATGAATGTGTCAAAATGCATGACATAGTTCGTGATGTGGCCCACATAATAGCAAAAGATGAGAATAAGATGATCAAGTGTGAAGTGGAGAAAGATGTTAGAGTGGAACAAAATTCAGTAAGATATCTATGGTGTGTGAAATTTCCAAATGATTTGGATTGCTCCAATCTTGAGTTTTTATGCTTACGGACAAAGATGAAAGAATTTGATGGGATTTTCAAAAGAATGGGAATGCTCAAAGTTTTGATTCTTGAGAACGATGACGATGAGGAAAGAATGGGATTGTCAACAATATCTTTCAAAACATTAACAAATCTTCGTTGTCTATTCATTGAGAATTATGAATTGAGCGACTTCTCATGTTTTGGCGGTATGAAGAATCTTCAAAGTCTCTCGTTGTATAATTGTTTACTGCCTTCATTTCCTGAATTACAAACCGATGTTGCGATTACACTAAAATTGTTAAATGGATGTAACATTAAAGTGAAGAATTTTGAAGTGATTAAAAGAATCCCGCTTTTGGAAGAGTTGTACATTATTGATATTAAAGGAGAATGGGATGCTAACAGTGAAGacaatattgaattttttaagacgTTTAGCATTCCCGAAACACTGCAAAGGTATGGAATTGTATTAGGGTCCCATAAATTTTACCGTTTTAATTATGAAGGTATTTTCATTCATGGAAGAACTTTATTACTTAACCATTTTGACATATCAAATGAGGTAATAAAGGGTTTGGCAAAAAAAGCAAAGGATTTATTTGTAGGAAATATTCATGGAGGTGGAAAAAATATCATCCctgatatatttcaaattgaagGAGGAGGTTTGGATGAGTTGAATAAGTTGGAGATACGTGATTCTGAAGAGTTAGAATGTTTGATTGACACTCGTAGTCACTCGAGTGAGGTGGTAACTCTCTTCTCCAAGTTGCATACACTGAGAATCAGAGACATGCAAAATCTAAGAGTTCTATGGAATTGTTTTCTACCTGCCAATGGGCCTTTTGAGAACTTAGAGAAGCTGTATTTAAGTGATTGTCCAAGACTGACATCTCTCTTCACGTATGTTGTTGCTCGAAGtttggtaaaattgaaaatattaaaaatatcaagatGTGATGAACTGAAGTATATATTAGCAGATGATGACAAAACGGAGGAAGGTGAAGATGTACAAATTTTCCAAAATCTGCAGGATGTACAGATATATAGCTGTCgagaattaaaacatatattccCAGCCAACATTGTTGGAGGCTTAACTCAATTGAAAGTTGTTGAGATAGGAGAATGTAACAAGCTAGATCAAATAATTGGAGATATTGTTCCATCAACAGACTGTGATAAACTAATAGAGGAAG GAACTCTATCCAGCCCTGGAGGCCTTAAGATAAAACGTTGTGGGAAGTTAGGCTCAATTTTTGCAGCATCTATAGCTAAGAACTTGACTTCTTTGGAAGAATTGTACATACGAGGGTGCAAAAGTTTGAAGGATATAGTAACTCACGAAACGGTCAAAAAAAATCAGGAGGAAAGCATTGTTGAGGATGAACATGATTGTCAGAGTCATATTTCAATCTTCCAAAGTTTGAAGAAGATACATATCCTTGATTGTGAATTATTGGAGGGTATATTCCCTGTTTCTTTTGTTGGAGAATTGAATgatataacaaataaagaggCTGCTGATTTGAAAGACTTCGATAGTCGAAATAATACTCAAATCGAGCTTCCTGCTTTACAAGTACTTCAACTTCGTGGTATTCGGGACAGAACCATTGTTGGTAGTTGTGATGTGATATGTCCATCTTTAAGAACACTATCATTGGATATTGGGAGATATGTTGGGTTTTTCAACATAAATTGTTCAAGTGATGCTTCAGAAGCTACAGAAAGGGATTCTATTGCAATCAAG ATATCGAACTCAGATTTTGATCCGCCGGTTGAAAGTGTTCAATGTCTTTCAAAACAACCACATGGTTTGAACTTGATTATGACACACAATATTAGAGAAATTCGACTGAAAGGCTTTGATAAGGCAAAGTACCTTTTTAAACTCTCCATTGCTTCATCATTGACGATGTTGGAAATTTTGACATTTACCGAATGTCTTGGACTTGAGTACATTATAGACACTGATGATGAATATGGCAAAGAGAATATGAAAGCTATCTTTCCCAACTTAAAACAACTCTATGTGTATGACTGTTTCcgattgaaatatatgttttggcAATATGACGTAGCTAATAAGGATTATAAGGAGATTCATATTCAATTCTCAGCATTGGAAAAACTATCTCTTGAGAATCTACCAAAGTTTGTTAGCATTTGTTCTACCAACAATCTCATTGTGACGTGGTCATCTTTGAAGGACTTTAAGTGTTACAGATGTTTCTTTCCATTTTATGGTTCAAGAGAGGCTATTATCACAA GATCCGAAAGGGATTCAGAACCTTCTCCCCACTTTGCAAAGTATATACATAACGCATTCTGA
- the LOC128194185 gene encoding uncharacterized protein LOC128194185, translating to MTNIWVGPNNSLTLQHLTTLEIMKCEKLEVIFPKSVVRFLPELKLLKIRKCKKLREIIEGDRNLSNILSPQPCFPKLEALHVDDCHKLKRLFSGSASNDLPNLHLLAINGAKELEELVGCKQGKIKVELPRLKLLIFMHLSNFRQEIELHNVKNCIVYKCPKLSLTSTTTFEKLLEDFPSEDFVNTEVPSWEFEAIVRFIYDYSTINDSSEFTSSQVRTNQSMNMNIK from the exons ATGACTAATATTTGGGTGGGTCCCAACAATTCACTTACTCTCCAACATCTTACCACATTAGAAATAATGAAATGTGAAAAGTTGGAAGTAATCTTTCCAAAGTCTGTTGTAAGATTCTTACCAGAGTTGAAGCTTTTGAAGATAAGGAAATgcaaaaaattaagagaaataatTGAAGGGGATAGAAATTTGTCTAATATTCTTTCTCCTCAACCATGCTTCCCAAAACTAGAAGCATTGCATGTTGATGATTGTCACAAGTTGAAAAGATTATTCTCTGGATCTGCTTCTAATGACCTTCCCAATCTTCATCTTCTGGCCATAAATGGAGCCAAAGAACTAGAAGAGCTTGTTGGATGTAAACAAGGAAAGATTAAAGTTGAGCTTCCAAGActcaaacttttaatatttatgcatCTTTCAAACTTCCGTCAAGAGATTGAATTGCATAATGTAAAGAATTGCATTGTCTACAAATGTCCAAAACTCTCTTTGACTTCAACAACTACATTTGAGAAGCTCCTTGAAGATTTTCCTTCTGAAG ATTTCGTAAACACTGAAGTTCCTAGTTGGGAATTTGAAGCCATAGTAAGATTCATATACGACTATTCAACTATTAATGATAGCAGTGAGTTCACTTCATCACAGGTCAGAACCAACCAAtctatgaatatgaatataaaataa
- the LOC128194450 gene encoding uncharacterized protein LOC128194450, which yields MVRDSQDAEQGNGPKIRLEEGSDLVDKEDEIGVVFTDHIVAPRNEEPEQEFFAEVFTSEIPRIATSLTNSQTVETPSNPLVDTQQTSEPCLMEQKKPLGEIPKSIEQVVVEETIAKNTNMATSSIFSESATSKLDPTVTLLSKSHPHHHEIGDVRNDSIKEGPAAEGAKTKSLSTGVEDIGIGGGAATHIESGGVDILAQYSKVVEQDDKMNEGKAGILPSPDCTEAVEIGFESSWVDEMRQRVVTRDPKLREDIAQRQIEENSKSLLHRCSSGNMVQDSQAVERADGPKISLEEGIASNDHIGTLRNEEAEEEFVAEGSTSEIPRIATTLTSSQPVETPENALVDKQRIIEPSLMNQQNPFGAIVSSPKIPLLNGKQNTIKCPHQAVMYAKLHIFLFLCRELSKLLWRKPYQRTPIWELHQFFLHLLTLSWTRKLLSKVNHIHMILGPTMS from the exons ATGGTACGAGATTCCCAGGATGCTGAACAAGGTAATGGGCCTAAGATTCGCTTGGAAGAAGGTTCTGACTTGGTTGATAAAGAAGATGAAATAGGTGTTGTTTTTACTGACCACATTGTGGCTCCGAGAAATGAAGAACCAGAGCAGGAATTTTTTGCAGAAGTTTTCACTTCAGAAATACCAAGAATAGCAACATCATTAACAAACTCGCAAACAGTTGAAACACCCTCAAAT CCATTGGTGGACACACAACAGACTAGTGAACCGTGTCTGATGGAGCAGAAAAAACCACTTGGTGAAATTCCAAAG AGTATTGAGCAAGTTGTCGTAGAGGAAACCATAGCAAAGAACACCAATATGGCAACTTCATCAATTTTTTCCGAATCTGCGACCTCTAAGTTGGATCCAACAGTTACTTTACTAAGTAAATCACATCCACATCAtcat GAGATTGGGGACGTAAGAAATGATAGTATTAAAGAGGGGCCTGCAGCAGAGGGTGCTAAGACAAAATCTTTGTCAACTGGTGTTGAAGACATTGGCATTGGAGGTGGTGCTGCAACTCACATTGAGTCTGGTGGCGTGGACATACTTGCACAATATTCCAAGGTTGTTGAACAAGATGATAAGATGAATGAAGGAAAGGCAGGAATACTGCCAAGTCCAGATTGCACAGAAGCTGTTGAAATTGGATTTGAGAGTTCATGGGTTGATGAAATGCGTCAACGTGTTGTCACGAGGGATCCTAAGCTGCGAGAGGACATTGCACAGAGACAAATAGAAGAGAATTCTAAGAG TTTGTTACACAGGTGTAGTAGTGGGAACATGGTACAAGATTCTCAGGCTGTTGAACGAGCTGATGGGCCTAAGATTAGCTTGGAAGAAGGTATTGCTTCTAATGACCACATTGGGACCCTgagaaatgaagaagcagaGGAGGAATTTGTTGCAGAAGGTTCCACTTCAGAAATACCAAGAATAGCAACAACATTAACAAGCTCACAACCAGTTGAAACACCCGAAAAT GCATTGGTGGACAAACAGAGGATTATTGAACCGTCTTTGATGAACCAACAAAATCCATTTGGAGCAATTGTAAGTAGCCCCAAGATTCCTCTGCTAAATGGCAAACAAAATACCatcaa ATGTCCACATCAAGCAGTCATGTATGCAAAGCTACatatctttttgttcttgtgcAGAGAATTGAGCAAGTTACTGTGGAGGAAACCATATCAAAGAACACCAATATGGGAGCTTCATCAATTCTTTCTCCACCTGTTAACACTCAGTTGGACCAGAAAATTACTTTCCAAAGTAAATCACATCCAcat GATTTTGGGACCAACGATGTCATAA
- the LOC128194451 gene encoding uncharacterized protein LOC128194451 has protein sequence MRNERVKEKIEDVGKSTGVEDIGIGGAVATHIAKVVEQDDKMNEGKPGIVASQGIQVQEGLNLLHKQEGIYVAPNNNNDISSASADIRTRLGAYKHFVDLDDAQISLLVEAITTYPHLWNASKKFSERFQAWRLKILADMLLFLQKESDDSVIPQREKVFDKLCEEAIEIGFESSWVEEMRQRVVARDRKLEEDIAKRQINENSKRYDYVVG, from the exons ATGAGGAATGAAAGAGTGAAGGAG AAGATTGAGGACGTAGGTAAATCCACTGGAGTTGAAGACATTGGCATTGGAGGTGCTGTTGCAACTCACATTGCCAAGGTAGTTGAACAAGATGATAAGATGAATGAAGGCAAGCCAGGAATAGTCGCAAGCCAAGGAATCCAAGTACAAGAAGGGTTGAACCTTTTGCATAAACAAGAGGGAATATATGTTGCTCCTAACAACAACAATGACATTTCTTCAG CTTCTGCAGATATCCGTACAAGATTGGGAGCATATAAACATTTTGTTGATCTGGATGATGCACAGATTTCTCTTCTGGTGGAGGCAATAACAACATATCCTCATCTCTGGAATGCTTCCAAGAAGTTTAGTGAGCGCTTTCAAGCTTGGAGGTTGAAAATTTTGGCAGATATGTTGCTGTTCCTTCAGAAGGAAAGTGACGATAGTGTTATTCCTCAAAGAgaaaaagtgtttgataaacTATGTGAAGAAGCTATTGAAATTGGATTTGAGAGTTCATGGGTAGAGGAAATGCGTCAACGTGTTGTGGCGAGGGATCGTAAGCTGGAAGAGGACATTGCTAAGAGACAAATAAATGAGAATTCTAAGAGgtatgattatgttgttggatGA